ATTCCAAGAGGTCAAGCACTCGGTTATGTAGCCCCTATTCAAAAAGAACTGCATTTGTCTACAGCCAGCGAATTGCTCGATCAAGTCAGTATGATCTTAGCGGGCGGCATTGCGGAGCGTCTCTATTTAGGTGAGCACAGTATTGGCGTTGGAGGCGACGTGGAACAGGCCAAAGATATTCTTGAGCGTATGGTGAACACTGGATTGTTCCAAGAAGGATTTTCTTTGATCTTCAATAAAGCCGATAGAGAAGAAAAAATGCAAATGCTGTTTAATCAAGCCGCGAAAAAGACAGAAACGCTCATTAAGGAGCACGAGTATCAATTTGAAGAATTGGTCAATGCATTGTATAAAGAAGAAACGCTAGAAGGTGACGAAGTACAGCGCATCGTTGAGTTGCCGACTCCTAAAGAGGCGGCAGTGTGTATCTGATCACTAGTAAAACAGCGACCATCTTTTTGATGGTCGCTGTTTTTATATGACACGGATGATTGTTCACATTGGTCATCCGCGCTTTTCTACCTTCATCGGCCAGCCATCCTTTATCCGTAATGAAATCAACGGTTCTGGAACAGGCGCTTGCAATCGAACATTACGGAATACAAACTTTTTATATAGTACCGCCAAGATGAGAGTCGCTTCGAGCATCGCAAATCTCGAACCGATGCAACTGCGAGATCCGCCACCAAACGGAAAGTAACTAAATGGTGCATACTTATTACCTGCAGCAAACCGATTCGGGTCAAATGAATTCGCATCACGAAACACCTCTTCATTACGATGAATCGCATACGGACAGATCATAAACGTGCTTCCCTTTTTGAAGGATCTTCCAAACATCTCAACAGGTTCCTCAAGTTCCCGATAGATCAACCAGGCCGGAGGGTAAAGCCGCAAGCCTTCTTCAATAATTTGCTGTATATACGGTAATTCTCGCATCCAATTAAATGGATTTCCTACCAATTGTGTGGTTTCCAATTCTTCCATCAGACGTCTCTCTACTTCAGGATGCCTTGCGATTTCAGCAAATAACCAGCCCAATAAGTTTGCTGTCGTTTCATGACCTGCCAACAACATAGTCATCATCTGATCACGAACTTCTTTGTCTGGCAATCTGTTTCCGTTCTCATCTGTCACCGCTCTCATCATGCCAAGCAATGAACCCTCAAACCATTCAGGATGTTCTTTCGCAACAATTAGTACATTGTCAATCATAGCTTCAAGTGTCTGGATCGCTTCTTTATGTTTTAAATTGGCTCTAGTCGGAACTGAAGCGGGAATTATCACGGGACTGAATAAAATTTTGACACTTTGCTCAATCGTTGTCGTGACAGCGTCTGCAAGCTCTTTCTCTTCTGCCGAGACATCTGTTGAGAACATCGTTCGTGTAATGATTGACAATGTTAAACGCATCATTACAGTATGTATATCCACTTCCTGTTCGTGCTCAAGACGTTCGACTAGCTTATTCGTTTCATCGATGATTGCATGAGCGTAGCGCTCCAATGCATTTTTATAGAACGCTGGCTGGATATATTTCTTCTGCGTTGCATGGCGCTCACCTTCCGTCGTTAGTAAACCTTCTCCTACGGTTCTCTGCAACACAGTCGTTGTCCGGCCTTTGATAAATGACTGGTCTTGACGAATCAAGATTTCTCGAATAGCTTCGGGGCTGTTGACCACAAACGTCGGGGATATGCCTGTCTTCAATGAAATCACATCGCCAAGCGGCTGAACCCGCGTAAAAAACGCTATAGGATCACGCACAAATTCCAAGTAATTCTGTAAACGTGGAGTTGCAATATCTTGTACAATAACCATGAACTCTCCTCCAAAGTTGTCATAATGTACTACTTCCCTGTCTCCAGTATGTATGCAGTGTTTCTGGATATGCTAGTGAAAAGGAGGTGGGTCAATTGGCTAAAGACGTATTATGTGAAGTAACGAACTGTCATTTTTGGGAAGCAGGTAATCAGTGTGGAGCAGACGAAATCAAAGTGATTACACGAAAAGGTAGAAAAGCAAAAGACTCAGCCGAAACAGATTGTGGTACGTTCATTCCAAAAGGATA
This window of the Sporosarcina ureae genome carries:
- a CDS encoding cytochrome P450, which gives rise to MVIVQDIATPRLQNYLEFVRDPIAFFTRVQPLGDVISLKTGISPTFVVNSPEAIREILIRQDQSFIKGRTTTVLQRTVGEGLLTTEGERHATQKKYIQPAFYKNALERYAHAIIDETNKLVERLEHEQEVDIHTVMMRLTLSIITRTMFSTDVSAEEKELADAVTTTIEQSVKILFSPVIIPASVPTRANLKHKEAIQTLEAMIDNVLIVAKEHPEWFEGSLLGMMRAVTDENGNRLPDKEVRDQMMTMLLAGHETTANLLGWLFAEIARHPEVERRLMEELETTQLVGNPFNWMRELPYIQQIIEEGLRLYPPAWLIYRELEEPVEMFGRSFKKGSTFMICPYAIHRNEEVFRDANSFDPNRFAAGNKYAPFSYFPFGGGSRSCIGSRFAMLEATLILAVLYKKFVFRNVRLQAPVPEPLISLRIKDGWPMKVEKRG
- a CDS encoding DUF1540 domain-containing protein is translated as MAKDVLCEVTNCHFWEAGNQCGADEIKVITRKGRKAKDSAETDCGTFIPKG